TCTCTAAAACTATGTAAGTTTTGAAAAAATGAATGAAATATTTTTTCGTTAACACCAATTATACATAAAAATTTTTTCGTTTCAAGCGTTTTCATGAAATTTTTTTCATCCATTTCACTTCAATTCAGAAATGTTATCGTTTACACTATTTGTATAAGATTCTTATGTAAATGAGGGAGTATAATGGAGGAAAATGCATCTAAGCATGTATTGCATCGTATACAAACGATCTATAGCCAATTTAGCGAAAAGGAAAAACTAATTGCAGATTATATACTGAAAGATCCACAGCATATCATTCACTCTACCATCAACCAGGTATCAGAAGATTTAATGGTCGCAGATGCAACCGTTTTCAGGTTTTGTAAGCGACTAGGATTTAAAGGGTATCAAGCAATGAAGATTGCCTTAGCATCAGAAATCGTAAATCCGATTCAGGATATTCATGAAACTATTTCTGAGGAAGATTCCGAAATCGATATTACCTATAAAGTGTTTAATGCGAACATCAATGCACTTGAACAATCAAAGGAAATCCAAGATCAAAGTATGATGAAAGAAATCATAGAAGTTCTGTCTAATGCACGATCCTTGAATTTTTTCGGTTCAGGAGG
This genomic stretch from Pontibacillus yanchengensis harbors:
- a CDS encoding MurR/RpiR family transcriptional regulator, translating into MEENASKHVLHRIQTIYSQFSEKEKLIADYILKDPQHIIHSTINQVSEDLMVADATVFRFCKRLGFKGYQAMKIALASEIVNPIQDIHETISEEDSEIDITYKVFNANINALEQSKEIQDQSMMKEIIEVLSNARSLNFFGSGGSGIVAEDAQHKFIRTGIPAHAYSESHLQVMVASQLTKDDIAILISHSGSNKDIIDVLDIVKQNGVPTIAITNLAKSVLSKNVDYALYTAAKETEYRSEALASRIAELTIIDALYVNYCIKHKEQTQEATQKMREAISMKRI